GTTGCCCTATGTGACCCCATTTTaaagtgtttgtttttcaatGCAATGAGAAATGTAGAGTTTTTCATGCTAAACCTTCCCAGTTTTACGTTAGCCTAAAAGAAAATTTACGCAAAGGTCAGAACCATTCTGTGAGCTTGTTAGCAATCCACAGCCTTACCCTTCACAGCAGTCTGAGCCCCCTGCCACTCCCGGGATTCAGGGTCAGTCCCCCAACAATGCCTATGCCCCTTCACAGACTGGTCATTTACTGAGGAATCGGCCACCAGGTAGGAGGCACTGCAGTTACAGACTCAGGATTACAATGTCAGAGCTCAGTGGGACCACAGAGAAAATCTAGTGCAAGCCTACTTGTGAGAAGTGAGTGAATTAAAGCCACCTGAGGAGAGGGCTGTGCCCAAGGCCCCCCAGCTGGTCAGTCACAGAGCCAGTGGAAGAGCCCAGAGCTCTTGGCTTTCAGGACAGAGCTCCCACCATTGCACCACACTACCTCTATGATGTTTGTGCCCCACTCCTCCATGAGAGCACTCATCTACTGGGCTGAAGCCACAGACACCTCGGCCCTGCTGTCAGTCAGGTCCTTCTCTGCCATCAGCACCAGGTTGGTGAGCTGGGTCTGAGTGAAGAACTCAGCAATGCCTGCAAAAGGGAGGAAGCGGGCTGGAAGCGGGGTCCCCTGCCTGAAATAGCCTGTGCCATCCCCCCTGGTTGGGGAGGGCTCCTCCGGGGACGTGATGTGCTTTTGTCCTAGGCCTGTGCTGCCGGCCCAGCTCCTAGAAGACTCGCTCACTGGGCCAGCGTGTTTGAGGATGGGGGAAAGAGAACTCTGACCTCAGATGCCCTGTGGGCTCAGAGGTCAGTGTTTGCAGAGCAGAGCACCGGGAGAGGAGGGCTGGAGCTGAGACCCGCAGTGCCATCTCTCTGAGGCACGGGTTGAGTCTACACATTGCTCACAAAGCACCGTTAGCACGAAGCAAGTGCTTCTGGGCGGGCGAGTAACAAGGAAGGAGCAGGGCCCATGATGCTCAAGGGGAACAAAGGGCAGCGTGTGGCAGGAAACCTTCCGCAAAGGAAAAGTTCCCATCTAGTaatggaaggggaagggagatgggatcagagagtcCCACCCCAGGAGGGTATACACCATGTGGATGAGTTGCCCAGGCTCTCCCTACTTTGTCTCTGGTCCTGATGCCTCACCTTTGTAATCTCAAAGGTATTCTGGTTGAAAACGTTGGCACTATAAACTTCTATCTTGCCATCATCTTCCCGTAAGCCAGATGTCTTCCTTTGCATCTCTGAAACAAAGACAATGGGCCCGACCCCTCAGACACTCAGAAGGCATCCTAGCTCCCCGCTTCCCCACCTCGTACCCTCAAATTCCAACCGAACTATGTCAGCTGGGGCTATGTACATCTAGTGGGGCTGAGAGAGGAGCAATGGGAATTAACGTCCTCGAGGAAGGCTGGGGGCTGAAGTCAAAGGAACCCCCACATTACCTGCCTCAGAGCAGAGACAGGATGAGGTAAAAGTATGGGGCTCAaccagaggaggagaaaagatgTCAAAAATCTGTTTCCTGTGTTGGTGTTTTCTCCCAAGAGATTATCTGTGGATGGTTGGGGGCAGGTTGCTCAAAGGAAATGTGGTACTCAGGTAGCTTCCTGGCTGTCACTCTTCTGGGACTGAGTGTGTGGGGACGGCCGGGCCTAAGTGGGAGGCTGGAGGGGGGGTGACAGAGAGGGTTCCCCATACTCTTTTTCCGCAAGAGGACACAGTAGAGTTGGTAGACAGCCTTCGAAGACTGGAAGCGAATGCTGGCCGCTGGGTCCTGGCAGTGCTTGGCCAGCAGCATTACCAAGTTCTCCAGCCGGGTGAACTCAATTTCCATCTGGGGAGAAAAGcggaagtcagaagtcatcccaGCCATTCCCCTTAGGCCGAGCTGTCACAGGAAACGAAGTAGGGGGTGGAAATGCCCATGTCAGAGACAGGAAAGGTGAGACTGGGTGAGGTGAACGGCAGTGAATGTAGACTGGTGAACTGTGGCCATAAAGGACATAAGGGATCACAGTTTTTAAATAACCTTACTTTCCCCCCTTCTTTGCCTCTTGACACCTAGCTCATCCGTCAAGCCTAGCTCAAATGCCTCCTCCCCAATAAAGCTATCCCTGACCCACTCACTTGGAACTGTTTAGGTCTTTCATTCTCATATATTtggttaatatatttattatcaacttgtatttaaatttgttctaTGCATGCCCTCTCCCCACTGGACTGTAAGACACATGACGTCAGAAAACTGCCTTGGTCATCTGTGCATTCACTACAGcacctagcatagtgcctggcacaaggtGACTATTTAGTAACTGTTAGTTCAGACAAACAGCATCAAACCGAACCAAGTGGAATGAAACATAATTGGTGGGTGGGGACAAAGACCAACTGGAAGATgtcagaagggagaaaggagaaaacaagTTGGAATGCACAGGAGAAAACAGGATGaggcctgggggctggggtgaggggggcgggggagaaatgggaggaggagagggagtgacCGAGGCTAGGTAATGTAAGGAATGAAGTTTGGGAGAAAGGTAGGGATTAGGGCAACCAGACAAGTATGAGGGCCTCTGGGCTCCCACTCACTTTGAAGTTGTCCATTTTTGCAGTAAAATCAAGAATTCTGGCAGCACAGCTCATGGCCTGCTCCTGCTCATGGATCCTCTGAGAATTAAGCCATCTATCCAGAAGCTGGAGGGAGAAGAGGATAAGAGGAGAGGTCTGTTCAGCTGCATCCCAGAGGACAGAAAGCTATTCTTCAACCTGGCTGTGACAAAGTATCGGGACAAGACTTCTGACAGCTGGACCTCTGTTGCCAACAGGCAGGTTACACGTGGGCCTGGCACCAGAGGCCTTCAGCCCTCcagcctccagctttcctctcatcTAGGAGCCAGAAATCTCCATTCCTACACCCCCTTCTTTCAGGTTAAAGCAATGGCTCTCAAAATATATTGACTCTGATTCACTTCAGTGGGTCAACATACCCCAGTGTTCCTACCCACCTCCTCCCGTTCTTCAGTAGGAAGAGAACTTGGCAGTAACCAAAAAGAATTACTATATTCACAGTTTCCAGGGTAAAGTTTGTGTAAATCTgcttgaataaaataattatgaatgtgcctgacctgtggtggcgcagtgggataaagcgttgacctggaagtgctgaggtcgccggttcaaaaccctaggcttgtctgaccaggtggtggcacagtggatagagcgtcggactgggatgcggaagacccaggttcgaaaccctgaggtcgccagcttgagcacgggctcatctggtttgagtaaaagctcaccagcttgagcccaaagtcactggctcaagcaaggggttacttagtctgctgaaggcccgcagtcaaggcacctatgagaaagcaatcaatgaacaactaaggtgttgcaacgcacaacgaaaaagtaatgattgatgctactcatctctgtttctgtctgtctgtccctgtctctccatctctctctctgtctctgtaaaaaaaaaaacaaaaaacaacaacaaccaaaaaaacccaaaaacaaacaaaaaaaaaccctgggcttgcctggtcaaggcacatatgggagttgatgcttccagttcctccccccttctctctgtctctcctctctctctctgtctctccctctccttcctaaaatgaattaaaaaaaataattatgaatgaTTTCACTTGAAACACAATGCACtatattttgaactgaataatgaaaatacaacacTATGTATGAGATGCAGCTAAAGTAATGTCATAAGGGAAATGTATAGCACTAAATATCTAtattagaaaaggagaaatatcTGAAGTCAATAATCTAAGTTTCCACTtaggaaaataaaactaaaatatctaATAAATTCAAAGCtagtaaaagaaaatacaacagataatataaaaaatcaatgaaattgaaaacaaacacagaaaaatatgaagagaatgaataggaaaaacaaacaaaaagctggttcttttaaaagatcaatacTATTAATAAACTTCTAGCAAGACagacaaagcagaaaaaaagacaagaatgaaAACTGCAGACATTAAAAGCATAATAAGGAATACTACAGACAACTCTCAcataaattcaacaatttagataAAACGGAAATAATCAGTTTTACATAAACTAAAACTCACTTAGGATAAAACAGGTAGTCTAAATAATCCTATAACTCCTTTACAGACTGAAcatgaagattttaaaaacttCCTATAAGAAAAATCTCCATGTCCAGATGGTATTAatggtgaa
The DNA window shown above is from Saccopteryx bilineata isolate mSacBil1 chromosome 2, mSacBil1_pri_phased_curated, whole genome shotgun sequence and carries:
- the LOC136325754 gene encoding maestro heat-like repeat-containing protein family member 7 isoform X3, whose translation is MEALVLETPTWMENCLELLDRWLNSQRIHEQEQAMSCAARILDFTAKMDNFKMEIEFTRLENLVMLLAKHCQDPAASIRFQSSKAVYQLYCVLLRKKKMQRKTSGLREDDGKIEVYSANVFNQNTFEITKALLSSSLRPSSPTWC
- the LOC136325754 gene encoding maestro heat-like repeat-containing protein family member 7 isoform X2, with product MLSGNSEPTRTKCTAGGPLCSGENNTGICSSEWRAGSAWKVLLDETLQSLQSLMEALVLETPTWMENCLELLDRWLNSQRIHEQEQAMSCAARILDFTAKMDNFKMEIEFTRLENLVMLLAKHCQDPAASIRFQSSKAVYQLYCVLLRKKKMQRKTSGLREDDGKIEVYSANVFNQNTFEITKALLSSSLRPSSPTWC
- the LOC136325754 gene encoding maestro heat-like repeat-containing protein family member 7 isoform X1 → MLSGNSEPTRTKCTAGGPLCSGENNTGICSSEWRAGSAWKVGRNLWSSLSPGRRPGRESQSAEQSLERGVGADTSAILFSPQVLLDETLQSLQSLMEALVLETPTWMENCLELLDRWLNSQRIHEQEQAMSCAARILDFTAKMDNFKMEIEFTRLENLVMLLAKHCQDPAASIRFQSSKAVYQLYCVLLRKKKMQRKTSGLREDDGKIEVYSANVFNQNTFEITKALLSSSLRPSSPTWC